The nucleotide sequence GTCGCAGGCACTGCCCACACCCACCCCACGCAGGAGGCCTACCTGGCCCACGGTGACTAAGGCCCCTCGGCTGGACGCCATGGTCGCACCTGAGAACAGTCTCCTCAAACCCTCTGCATAAGCAAGGGGTGAGGCAAGGGGTGAGGCCAGGCACCTGGCCCAAATCCCTCGGTGCCCAGTCCTGCACAGCGCTGCCCACCCTGCCTGCAACCCCAGACCCTCGCCTGTGCACAGCACCTGCCCCTCACCTTCACGAGCCACGCGGTACAGGCCATCCAGCGCATGGGCGTAGCTGCCGGGGACACAGAATGACCACATGAGACTCCCCCGACCACTGGCTCCCACAGAGGGTCCTCCCAGGCCCTGTTGCAGGCCGGGGGTTCTTGAGGAAGCAGAGGCCTCATGGGCCTGAAGGTCTCTCCCTGGGAACATCTGAGGCTGGTCCTACCGTCCCACAGCCACTCCGTCCACCCCGCCTGGCCCTCAGGGAGGAGGTTCCGTCTTTTCCAACAGAGCCCCTGGATGGGCACCGCTCCTCAAACACAGGCCTCCTGCCTGCCAGCCCCCGGGAGTCCTGAGGGAACACAGTCTGTGTGCAAAGCTAGAAGCCAGAACTCCCCGGGGGTCCTCGGAAGCGGCGGGGAAATGGCTCACGCTACAGTTGGAGCGGACCCCAGGCCCTAGAAAGGCCCCGGGCCATGGCAGGAGGGTACCGCTGCCCTGAGCTGGGCAGGGAGGCAGTGCCTCCTTCAGGCGTTTCTGTTGCATGAGCTCTCTCCACACCTGCGGCCTTCACCTCCGCACTCAACGCCCTAGGTGCAAGCAGGCCCAGCCCGCAATCCAACCAGGCTCTCCCCGCAGGAAGAACCCAAAGGTCCTGGGGGGCGGAGTGACACCCCTGAGTCCAGAACAGCCGTCAGGACCCTCCATGGACCACACAGGCACCACAGCCTGCTGGAGTCCTGGCTAGGTCACGGCACAGCAGCTGGGGGTCTGCTCCCGCCCAAGCCTCCTGCACCCCAACCACCCCGAGAAGGCAGGGCTGCCCATGACTCACTTGCGCCGCTGACCCTGGGGCAGCTTCACGTCATTCTGCATCCTGAAACAGAAGCAGGTGGCGGGAGGGGTAGGCAGGCTGAGGGGCCTGGGCAGCCCTGGCAGAGCCCCACGGGCAGCAGGGGAGCTTATGTTGGTCAGCGGGGCCCACAGGACAGGGCACGCCAGGGCTCAGGGACACCCACCCTCCTATGCCCAGGACACCAGGGTCTGAGTGGCTTGTTCCAGGCTGACCCCACCCTGCGAGCAGCCCTGGCAGGCCCTAGCCTTGCAGGTAGGGTGGAGGGGACACCAACCTGACGTTGACCAAGTCCGCGGGCGTCCCCACGAAGCCTCCAGCTAAACCTGCGGTGACACAAACCCCAGAGACGAGCAGAATGACACGTGGCATCCTCAGCCCACCTGGCCGCCCCGTGCCCCTCCCACCCGGCAGCTCACCGCTGATGGAGCCCAGCAACACCTTCTGGTGGAAGGGGAGGGGCCCCTGGCTGCCCTTGGCCACGCGGTCCCGCACAGTCTCGTAGATGGCGAACCGAGTCAGGGAGTAGGTCATCTGGGGGAGAAGGGCCCGGCTTGGAGGGGTAGGCACGCCCCAAACCCCTCAGCCTCACCACCCTGGCCCAGCCAGGCCCCCCTCAGCCCAAGGGTCCACAGCGACCCTGAGGGGCCATTGGGCCAGCATGCAGCTGAGCCAGTTCACAAATCTAGAGCTGCACCCTGCTTtctccctccctgggcctcagtttccccaccggTAAGTGACGGCCTCAGGCCCAGCCCTGAGAACTGGGTGGCTGCCCATGGAAGGCCCACCCTGGGGTCACCAACTCTCGGCCTGGTAGGTCCTTCCTTGCACAAAGTCTTGAAACAGAGATGGAAATAGCTTGGATGCCCACTGCAGGACTGAGCCCGTATGGGAGCCCCGAGGGGTCGTGGGGAGTCCGAGACTGGCACCCACCGCACACCTGTCTGCACAGCGAGGCGCTCAGGCCGCTGTAGAGCGCCAGGATGCCGTCGGTGCGCACCACCCTCAGTGCCATGCCCGTCATGCGCAGCTTCACCTCCTGCTGCGTCTGCAGATGCACCTGTGGGAGCGAGTGTTCTCAGACCCCACAGCGACCCCAAGGGATCGGTGCCAGGTCCATCCAGAGAGGCGGAAAGTGAGGCAGGAGACAGTGATAAGGCCGCCCACGGCCCTGCCCGGGGACTCCAGACCCCCGCTTGGAACCAGCTCACACCATTGCTTTCCAACAGCAACCACATCAGCGGACATGGAGCCAGAGGCCATGGAACTGAGAGTGCCCGTGAGCCCCGCGGGCGCCTGCACTGCACCTGAGTCCTGGCTGCACTGGCCTCAGGGGCTTGCCATTCTccttctgcagatgaggaaactgaggcacggagcgGTAACGCACTCGCTGGCGCCATCAGGATTTGGGCCCAGCGAGGAGACCCCAGAGCCCTCCTTTTTATCCACCACACCATGTCTCAAGAGGGACAAACGTTTACGGGGACTCAGAAACGGCCAGGGAGCCTGCAGGAccatgggagactgaggaggtAGCCAGAAGGCCTTGAAAGGCAGCAAGAGCTCAGCAGCGGACAAGGGGATGATGCAGCTGGCCGCAGGGCATAGCAGCCTCCTCCGCAAAGCACCTAGGAGCTGCGGGCAGGCACTCGGGGGCCATCAGCCTGACAACCTCCCATTCCGTTGGCCTCCACCACTCATaggacctctgcctcctggcctggCCAGCTGAGAGCTCCAGGCAGAAGCGGGGTGGGCCAGGGCCAGAAAGGAAGGCCAGCATCTGGCCCAGGATCCCAGCTCCTGGGTCCCACTCCCAGCACTGACCCCAAAGAAACCCATCCACTGCTCAGTGTGACCTGCACACACGCGGCCCCTGTCACGCAAACCCAGGGGGGCGGCAAAgatgggtggggacagagaggggCCTCCCGTTGTGCTAGCCCAGCAGAACAGAGGGACTGGGCCACACAGGCAGTAGCCCCTGTCCAGGCCAGATGCCACAGTAGGGATTGTAGGGACATGG is from Macaca thibetana thibetana isolate TM-01 chromosome 16, ASM2454274v1, whole genome shotgun sequence and encodes:
- the SLC25A10 gene encoding mitochondrial dicarboxylate carrier isoform X2, which encodes MTGMALRVVRTDGILALYSGLSASLCRQMTYSLTRFAIYETVRDRVAKGSQGPLPFHQKVLLGSISGLAGGFVGTPADLVNVRMQNDVKLPQGQRRNYAHALDGLYRVAREEGLRRLFSGATMASSRGALVTVGQLSCYDQAKQLVLSTGYLSDNIFTHFVASFIAGGCATFLCQPLDVLKTRLMNSKGEYQGVFHCAVETAKLGPLAFYKGLVPAGIRLIPHTVLTFVFLEQLRKNFGIKVPS
- the SLC25A10 gene encoding mitochondrial dicarboxylate carrier isoform X1; this encodes MAAEARVSRWYFGGLASCGAACCTHPLDLLKVHLQTQQEVKLRMTGMALRVVRTDGILALYSGLSASLCRQMTYSLTRFAIYETVRDRVAKGSQGPLPFHQKVLLGSISGLAGGFVGTPADLVNVRMQNDVKLPQGQRRNYAHALDGLYRVAREEGLRRLFSGATMASSRGALVTVGQLSCYDQAKQLVLSTGYLSDNIFTHFVASFIAGGCATFLCQPLDVLKTRLMNSKGEYQGVFHCAVETAKLGPLAFYKGLVPAGIRLIPHTVLTFVFLEQLRKNFGIKVPS